The following are encoded in a window of Panthera leo isolate Ple1 chromosome B2, P.leo_Ple1_pat1.1, whole genome shotgun sequence genomic DNA:
- the LOC122219141 gene encoding amine sulfotransferase-like codes for MEDTNKILTKFKGCYFANTQLNLEFLENLDDFEIRDDDVFIITYPKSGTVWFQQILCLIYFEEHRKGIGNLETVERIPFIEYFCREVDFAERPSPRLFITHIPYYLVPRGLKNKKAKVIYIYRNPKDVMCSYFHFSKKLTASATDNFVEFMNLFLEGEVAGSLWFDHIKGWYEHKNLFNIHFLMYEEMKKDLRGSVLKICKFLGKELSEEDVDAVVRQATFENMKNDPRANYDNKLKAYFGIQKKGHFLRKGTIGDWKNHMTAEQNEKFDMIFQTKMKDIPLKFIWDMNEE; via the exons ATGGAAgatacaaacaaaattttaaccaAATTTAAAGGATGTTATTTTGCAAATACTCAACTTAATcttgaatttttagaaaatttagatgATTTTGAAATCAGAGATGATGATGTGTTCATAATCACATACCCCAAATCTG GGACTGTCTGGTTTCAGCAGATATTGtgcttgatttattttgaagaacATCGCAAAGGCATTGGGAATCTGGAAACAGTTGAACGCATCCCCTTCATTGAGTACTTCTGTCGAGAAGTGGATTTTGCTGAAAGACCATCTCCTCGTCTCTTCATTACCCACATCCCATACTACTTGGTTCCCAGGGGGCTAAAGAACAAAAAAGCCAAA gtTATTTACATATACAGAAACCCTAAGGATGTTATGTGctcatattttcacttttcaaagaAACTGACAGCATCCGCTACAGATAACTTTGTGGAATTCATGAATCTATTTCTAGAAGGAGAAG TGGCAGGAAGTCTTTGGTTTGACCACATCAAAGGTTGGTATGAGCACAAAAACCTGTTCAACATTCATTTCTTGATGTATGAGGAGATGAAGAAG GATCTCAGAGGCTCTGtgttaaaaatatgcaaatttttGGGGAAAGAATTGAGTGAAGAGGACGTGGATGCCGTTGTGAGACAGGCCACGTTTGAAAACATGAAGAATGACCCACGAGCCAATTATGACAATAAACTCAAGGCCTATTTTGGGATACAAAAAAAAGGTCATTTCCTTCGCAAAG GTACGATTGGAGACTGGAAAAATCACATGACTGCTGAGCAGAATGAAAAGTTTGACATGATTTTCCAAACGAAGATGAAAGATATTCCCTTGAAGTTCATCTGGGATATGAATGAAGAATAG